The DNA segment GCCGGACGTGCGTCCAAAGGCCTGTACCGCGTTCATCAATTCAGCAAGGTGGAGATGTTTGCGTTCAGTTCGCCGGACCAAAGCGATGCGTTGCATGAAGAAATGCGGTCGTTGGAATGCGAAATCTTTGACCAGCTCGAAGTGCCCTACCGCGTGATCGATACCGCCAGCGGCGATCTCGGCGGTCCCGCGTACCGAAAGTATGATCTCGAAGCCTGGATGCCAGGACGGGGGGATGCGGGCGAATGGGGCGAAGTCACCAGCACCAGCAATTGCACCGACTATCAAGCGCGACGCTTGAATGTTCGCTTTAAACGCGCCGGTCAAAAGGGAACCGAATTCGTTCACACCCTCAATGGGACCGCAGTGGCGACCGGGCGTGCCATGATTGCCATCATTGAAAATCACCAACGTGCCGACGGTTCGATTGCGATCCCGAAAGTGTTGCAGCCGTGGGTGGGATCCGAGCAAATCGGCTAAGTCAGCAAGGCAGGCGAGATTCTCTTGGCTCTGCAGAGGATTGGCATTGACACCCCGTTGGCTCAGTTCATAGGTTCCAAAAGGATTGAGAAACGGGTTGATTATTGAGTGAATTTAGCCATTTTGAGCGGTTTGCTTGATCGGCCTATATCGAATTGTCCGATTGAGCGAAAGGATGTCGCTTCATCGGATTCTAGAGGTTCAAGGTAGGCAGGGATGCTTTCAAAACTTGCAAATAACCGTCGTACACTCGTAGCCGCTTGTGTGACAGCTTCATGTCTTTCGCTGGGATGTCGTTCCAGCATGAAACCGTTCAACATGTTTGCACGGCGGAGTGAACCTTCGGCCGAAGCGTTGGCGGGAACCGGGCCGACGAAAACGTATCCAGCGCCTCCTAGCGCCTCGGCGACTCCCGAAGCGATCGCTTCGGTCGCCGGTGGTACCGCCGAACCCAAGACGGGTCTAGGCACCGGAGGCACGGCAAAAATTGCCAGCAGTGCTCCGAAGACGCCTTCGTTTGGTGCCGGAGATGTCTCGCCAGGCTTTGCCACGCCCGCTTCGGCTAATATGTCGGCCGCACAAGCCAATGGATTCCCCGGAGCTTCGCAGCCGGCATCCTACGCCAACACCGGTACGGCTAACGCAACGACCTCGGGTTACCAATTCGGCAAGAAAACATTCACGCCAAAGGCGTCCGAGTCGGTTGCCGCGACTCCATCGTCAACGGCCACTCCGTCAATGGCCCCATCGTCGCTCTCCACACCGTCGACCTCGTTGCCTGCCGGACAACCAGCGCCGTCCAGCTACACCGCGGCGTCCTCGTTCACGCCGCCATCGATGGCGGCCGCAAGTAACGCTACCGCCACCCCGTCATCCGCATCAGCCAGCACCTCGGCCACTGCCGACGTGGGGACGAGCGGATTCACGCTGCCAAGCGACTTTACCAGCAGCAGTGCCAAGCCAGCGACCACCGCGAGCGATGCGATCAGCTCGTGGGCTCCGCCGGCATCGACCCCACCAAGCTCAGCGGCGTCGACCACCCCAACCGCTTCCACCGCAGCAACCACGCCCGCTACGACTTCCGTCGCGGAAACCAAGACCGCCGCGGCGATCAACCCGTCGGACGCTCCGGCAAGCAGCCAATTGCCATCATCCAGTGGCAGTGGCGGCTACATGCCTGGCAGCACGGGAGGTGCGTCAGCCTATCCCGCCAGCAAGTACCCGACCAGCACTTCGGGATCGTTCTACCGCTAGTCGCCAATGTCGTCCGGCGTCGTTTGACGCCGCCGCGTTATCCAAACATTGGCGCGGGTTGGGTGTTACCAGCAGACGTCGTTTGCACTGAAGATCGGGCCTTCGACACAGGTCCGTTTGTAATCCCATGGCTCGGGACCTTCTTGGCGAATCTTCGCCACGCATGAGAAACAGACGCCAATCCCACACGCCATCGGGGTTTCCATCGACACGTCGCAATCGATGTTGGCGGCGGCGCAAACCTCTGCCACCTTTTCCATCATGATTTCGGGGCCGCAGGTGACCACGCGGATCTTTTCGTCCTGGGGCAATTCGGCCAATCGAGCTGCGAGCGCATCGGGAACCAACTGACGCACGCCTTCGGAACCGTCGTCGGTGCACAACGTGACTTGAAATTTGGCACCGCGAAAATCGTCCACTCCGGCCAGCAGTGCTTTCGTGCGAGCACCATAGATCAGTTCGACATGGTTGCTCCAACCGTTCTCACGAGCTGGGCTGCCGAACGATTGAGATCCCATCGCTTCGCGGCCGAGCATCAGCATCGGCGTTTGTCCGATCCCGCCCACGGCCATGATCAAACGATCGCACCCGACGGTGGAAAAACCGTTGCCAAGCGGCCCCCACACCGTGACCGCGGTTCCCAGCGGCGAAGTGGCGAGCGCCTCGGTCATCACTCCTTTGCGAAGGTAGACCAAATCGATGTACGTGGGATCGCCTGCGGAATCCGCTGTCACGTTATAGACCGCCAGGGCGCGGCCGATCAGCGGCGCATCGGTACCGGCGATCCGGATCATCACAAATTGGCCAGGCACGACGGTCGACGCAATGGCCGGCGCGGCAATCCGTAACCGATACGTCTTTTCGCCGACAAGTTCGTTTTGCTCAATGACCGAGTGGACTTGAGCCATCTTGTCGGCGTAATACTTTGCGTGCAACTTCGTATGGGGCAACTTCGACATGGATCCTACGGTCTTCGTTTCTTTTTCATGTTACGATTGCGGGACGCTAAGCCTCCCGGTTTCCCTGCGCCGCGAGCCGGTTTTTTCGTCGCTCGACTCGACCCGGTCGGTCGGCTGCCGCTGCGTTTGATCCCGCCGCGTGCGGTCGTTCGCTTTGCCGATTTGGCTCGCTTGGTCGACGTTTTTTTGCGTTTTGCCGGTTTCGTTTCCGACTCTTCGCCGCCGATGATCACCCCCGTTTTCGGTGGCGGCTCGTAACTCGGGGATCGATCAATGCGGACACCTCGTGGCTTGACGCCTCGTGCTTTGGCGCCGCCCGAGCGTGATTCGCCGCTGCGTCGCGATCCGACCGGTTTGGGCCCAAAGGTTTTGCCGCCGGACGATTTTGAAGCTGTCCCTTTTGCGGAGTCCGCGCGATACTTTTCCGTCTTGTTCCTGGCGATGGCGGCCTTGGATAATGACCGTCCACCTTCCTTGGCTCCAAGCTTGATCGATTCTTCGGCAGCAGCACGCAGCTTTTTGACTTCGTCGCGGCCGAGCACACGATAGGCACCAATCGGAACCTCGCCCAATCGAAGCGGGCCGACGGCGATCCGGCGAAGCTGTTGAACTTTGTGCCCTAGGCGGGCAAAGATACGACGGATTTCGCGGTTCTTGCCTTCGCGAAGCGTCACCTCTAACTCGGTCGCCTTGCCCTTCGCCTTGATGACCTTGGCGCCCTCGACGCGTACAAAGCCTTCGGCGATGTAGATCCCCTTCTCCATCTGCTTCATCGCTTTGACGTCAACCTTGCCAGCGACCACCACGCGATAGACTTTTTTGATCTGATACTTGGGGTGAGCCAGTTTTTGAGCCAGTTCACCATCGTTGGTCAACAGGATCAAGCCTTCGCTGCTACGGTCCAAACGCCCTACCGGGAACACGCGTTCGGTCGGCGGCACCATGTCGATCACTCGCGGACGACCCTGCGGGTCGGAGTTCGTCGTGACAACGCCGACCGGTTTGTTGACGGCATAGTAGACGAGTTTTTGAGAACGCAGCGGCGTGCCGTCCACAAAAACCTTGGCCTCTTTGGGATCCACGGTGCTGCCCAATTGGTCCACGATCTTGCCGTTGACCTCGACACGCCCCTCGATGATCAATTCTTCGCATTGACGACGGCTGCCAAAACCGGCGGAAGCGAGCAGTTTTTGCAAACGAATTTCAGCCCCCTTTTCGGAGGATGCTTCCGATGGGGAGCTGCGGCGAGGGGATTTTGATTTTTTAGAGCTGGGGCGTGGCATTCGTGTTCTCGGACCGTCGACGTGGACTTACCGACAAAAGGTACCAGAACCATGCCTCTTTGTGACGGAGGGACTTTTTGGATTCGGCAAAGAAGTTTGGGGAAAGTAGGCAAACCGAGCCTGTCGAATCGGCCGGTCAGCCAATTTCGAATCCACTTTGGTCCTAACCGAGTGGATTTTATAGCGGAGCCGCTCGCGCCGCACCGCTAAGAATTAATACTTCCAGCCAAACGCGATGGCGTCACGTTAGCGACCCAGCCAAGGCATCGCGTCAGGAATCAAGCGGTTGCGGACCGGTTCGGGCAGCGGTTGTTGGTAGCTTGGCGGTCGCGAAGCGGCCTCGTAGGGCCCAATGTCGTTCTGCGGATACGGATCGTGGACGATCGCGTTGGCCTGCTGTTGGTTCATCGTCCCGGCTGGGGGAAACCATCCGCCGCTTCGGCATCCGGTGAAACTGATGAATAAAAGAGAAACACCCAGCAGGGTGGGAAGATTCAGTCGTGTGGTTCGCATGTGTCCGATTCCATTGGATTACCACGGCCGGGCGACGCGATCCACCGAGAAGACCTTGACGGCTCTTAGTAAGTCACAACCCATTTGTGGGAGAGTACGAAGTCTGTAAGCACGCTGCCAAGAGGAACTTTTTGGGGGAGGTGGCAGCAGAAGGGGAGCTTTCGATCCTTCGCTCTTCTTTATCGAGACTGACGCCAGCGAGAGTCCAATCCGCATCGTATTTGCTAGCAAGATTGGCTCTGCAGAGGGGCGATCTTGCCGGTTATCACGTCCGCACGCCCTTTGGCTCCGACTGCACGCTCTCGGTCCGCGATCATTCTTAGACGGCGATCATCTCGAGCGCGGTGCTGTTGGCGGCCAAATCGACGCGAACTTGCCCCAGTGCGGCGGGCAGCAGCAGCGAGTCTCCGGTCGCGAGCGGGATTTCCTCGTTTTCGGTCGTCAACGTGGCGGTTCCCTTGGGGATCGTGAGAATGTGAAAATGGTCATCATCGCCAAACTCTTCCCCTTGCTGGGGTTGCGATCC comes from the Novipirellula caenicola genome and includes:
- a CDS encoding dihydroorotate dehydrogenase electron transfer subunit; the encoded protein is MSKLPHTKLHAKYYADKMAQVHSVIEQNELVGEKTYRLRIAAPAIASTVVPGQFVMIRIAGTDAPLIGRALAVYNVTADSAGDPTYIDLVYLRKGVMTEALATSPLGTAVTVWGPLGNGFSTVGCDRLIMAVGGIGQTPMLMLGREAMGSQSFGSPARENGWSNHVELIYGARTKALLAGVDDFRGAKFQVTLCTDDGSEGVRQLVPDALAARLAELPQDEKIRVVTCGPEIMMEKVAEVCAAANIDCDVSMETPMACGIGVCFSCVAKIRQEGPEPWDYKRTCVEGPIFSANDVCW
- a CDS encoding membrane or secreted protein — protein: MRTTRLNLPTLLGVSLLFISFTGCRSGGWFPPAGTMNQQQANAIVHDPYPQNDIGPYEAASRPPSYQQPLPEPVRNRLIPDAMPWLGR
- a CDS encoding pseudouridine synthase, whose translation is MPRPSSKKSKSPRRSSPSEASSEKGAEIRLQKLLASAGFGSRRQCEELIIEGRVEVNGKIVDQLGSTVDPKEAKVFVDGTPLRSQKLVYYAVNKPVGVVTTNSDPQGRPRVIDMVPPTERVFPVGRLDRSSEGLILLTNDGELAQKLAHPKYQIKKVYRVVVAGKVDVKAMKQMEKGIYIAEGFVRVEGAKVIKAKGKATELEVTLREGKNREIRRIFARLGHKVQQLRRIAVGPLRLGEVPIGAYRVLGRDEVKKLRAAAEESIKLGAKEGGRSLSKAAIARNKTEKYRADSAKGTASKSSGGKTFGPKPVGSRRSGESRSGGAKARGVKPRGVRIDRSPSYEPPPKTGVIIGGEESETKPAKRKKTSTKRAKSAKRTTARGGIKRSGSRPTGSSRATKKPARGAGKPGGLASRNRNMKKKRRP